The Nostoc sp. UHCC 0926 nucleotide sequence GTTGCTAAAAAATCAGATTTAGATAGGTAAAAATTATGGCAAATATCATTGGAACTAAGAGTAACGATACCCTATTCGGCAGTAACACCGACACCTTGACTGGTGCAGGTGGCAACGATATTTACGAATCCCACTACGGTACTTATATCACTGATTTTGGTGGGGTAGGTAAAGGCGTAAATCCCTCAGCAGCAGTTATTGCTGAAGTGGACACTCTAGATTTACAATATTTACAGACACCTGGCTTGACTGCCCGAAATATGCTGCTGACCCAGAATGGCAGCAATCTCGAAATCACCTTTGAAGGGCTGGTTTACCTAGGCAAATTCGTCTTGCAAAACTTTGCCCTGGAAAACCTGGAAAACTTGAGTAAATCTACAGGAGCCACTGTAGACTTGGGCAATATAAAGTTTTATGGGCAAACTACCATTACTGACAGCTTTGATGTCTTCAATGCCAACTCCACCCAAAGCACTATCTTCAACAGGAATACAGTCACCTTCCTTAACGATCTGAACAACAATGTTAACGGCTTTGACAACTCAGATGATGTGATTAATGGTCAGGGGGGTGATGATATTATTGACGGCAAAAGTGGCAACGACCTTTTGCGGGGTGGTGCAGGAAATAATACTCTCATTGGTGGTGTGGGCAATGATACATTGAACGTTGAATTTTCAACAGGCGATAACCTACTCTTGGGTGGCACTGGTAACGATGTCTTGGACGCTGGAGCAACATCCGGCAATAACTTGCTATCTGGTGGCGATGGCAATGATTCTCTTAGTGCCTCTTACCTTACTACTGACGCCGGATACAACTATATTCCCTCCTCAAGCAATAACACCCTTGACGGTGGCGCTGGTGACGATTACTTGACGGCTCAGTCTCCATCGGACAATAACTCACTCTCTGGGGGCGATGGTAATGATTCTCTCTCCACCTCTGGTCTTTACTTTCACAGAGCATACTTTAGTTTTATCTCATCAGGCAATAACACCCTCGACGGTGGCGCTGGTGACGATACCTTAAGTGCTGAGTATTCCTCCGGCAATAACTTATTATTTGGCGGCGATGGGAATGATTCTCTCTCTACCTCTGGGCATCCCGACGGTCTAAATTTTTACCCTTCTTTAGGCAATAACACCCTTAAAGGTGGCGCTGGTGACGATACCTTAAGTGCTGATTATTCCTCCGGCAATAACTTTCTCTCTGGAGACGATGGCAATGATTCTTTCAGTCTAAGCACCACAAATACACTATCTATCGATTTAGTGACTCAAACGGTAGATGGGGGTACAGGTGACGATTTGTTGTCCCTTTACACGGGTATAGAGGGGAGCGTTTCGACCATTTCAACCTTCAATCCTACCACTAACACTGGATCAATTACGACGGGCACATATCGTGTTAGTTACAAGAATATCGAAAGATTATATATCCCAGGTACAGACTCCGATGATAATATTGTCGGGGGCAGTGGCAACGATACCCTCTCCACGGGCAATGGTGGCAAAGATACTATAGATGGCGCTACGGGTAACGATTTGTTGTCCGTAAATTACTATAATACTTCTGGGGGGATTACAACGACCTTCAATGCAACTAATAACATTGGCTCAATTACCGCAGGCACATATCGGGTTAATTACAAGAATATCGAACAATTAGATATTACAGGCACAGCCTACAATGACAACATTGTGGGGAACAGTGGCAACGATACCCTCTCTACGGGTGAT carries:
- a CDS encoding beta strand repeat-containing protein, with translation MANIIGTKSNDTLFGSNTDTLTGAGGNDIYESHYGTYITDFGGVGKGVNPSAAVIAEVDTLDLQYLQTPGLTARNMLLTQNGSNLEITFEGLVYLGKFVLQNFALENLENLSKSTGATVDLGNIKFYGQTTITDSFDVFNANSTQSTIFNRNTVTFLNDLNNNVNGFDNSDDVINGQGGDDIIDGKSGNDLLRGGAGNNTLIGGVGNDTLNVEFSTGDNLLLGGTGNDVLDAGATSGNNLLSGGDGNDSLSASYLTTDAGYNYIPSSSNNTLDGGAGDDYLTAQSPSDNNSLSGGDGNDSLSTSGLYFHRAYFSFISSGNNTLDGGAGDDTLSAEYSSGNNLLFGGDGNDSLSTSGHPDGLNFYPSLGNNTLKGGAGDDTLSADYSSGNNFLSGDDGNDSFSLSTTNTLSIDLVTQTVDGGTGDDLLSLYTGIEGSVSTISTFNPTTNTGSITTGTYRVSYKNIERLYIPGTDSDDNIVGGSGNDTLSTGNGGKDTIDGATGNDLLSVNYYNTSGGITTTFNATNNIGSITAGTYRVNYKNIEQLDITGTAYNDNIVGNSGNDTLSTGDGGNDTIDGGTGDDLLGVDYASATKGITSTINASTTSGAITAGSNSVSYKNIERLEIYGTSYDDYILGGNGNDSLFGGGSGNDTLNGGNGNDSLFGGRSGNNRINGGNGDDFLSVDYSNDTIDGGNGDDILSVDYGNPTKGITSTINPTINSGSITAGTNSVSYKNIERLKIYGTSYDDNIVGSNGNDTLSGSSGNDTLTGGKGSDTFVFDLLLGEEVGNLYDFNPTNDLIQVSARSYSDALSLGSLQTSQFTIGTSATTNEEQFIYNSATGALFFDLDGSASGFTQVKFAQLSPGLSLTNNNFVVV